Proteins from a genomic interval of Caulobacter sp. NIBR1757:
- the moeB gene encoding molybdopterin-synthase adenylyltransferase MoeB, protein MAFSEGEVERYARHLVLREVGGPGQQRLKATRVLIVGAGGLGSPAALYLAAAGVGAITLSDDDVVSLSNLQRQILFATADVGRAKTAAGAEHLAALNPHVTVTAAPAVTAANVAGLVAGHDLVLDGTDNFETRLMVSDACVAAGVPLVSGAIGRWTGQVGVFGRAPCYRCLVPDVPPDAETCVAVGVVGALAGVIGSMMALEAVKVIAGAGQTLGGRLLIYDGLHGESRTVRVGADPGCAACAR, encoded by the coding sequence GTGGCGTTCAGCGAGGGCGAGGTCGAACGGTACGCCCGCCATCTGGTGCTGCGGGAGGTCGGCGGGCCGGGGCAGCAACGGCTGAAGGCGACGCGGGTGCTGATCGTCGGGGCCGGCGGCCTGGGCTCGCCGGCGGCCCTCTACCTGGCCGCGGCCGGGGTCGGCGCCATCACCCTCAGCGACGACGACGTGGTCAGCCTGTCGAACCTGCAGCGGCAGATCCTGTTCGCCACCGCCGATGTCGGCCGGGCCAAGACGGCGGCCGGGGCCGAGCATCTGGCGGCGCTCAATCCGCATGTGACGGTGACGGCGGCCCCGGCGGTGACGGCCGCCAATGTCGCCGGCCTCGTCGCCGGCCACGACCTGGTGCTCGACGGCACGGACAATTTCGAGACCCGGCTGATGGTCAGCGACGCCTGCGTGGCGGCCGGGGTTCCCCTGGTCAGCGGCGCCATCGGCCGCTGGACCGGGCAGGTCGGGGTGTTTGGCCGTGCGCCCTGCTATCGCTGCCTGGTGCCGGATGTCCCGCCGGACGCCGAGACCTGCGTGGCGGTCGGCGTCGTCGGCGCCCTGGCCGGGGTGATCGGCTCGATGATGGCGCTGGAGGCGGTGAAGGTGATCGCCGGCGCCGGCCAGACGCTGGGCGGCCGGCTGCTGATCTATGACGGCCTGCATGGCGAGAGCCGGACCGTGCGGGTCGGCGCCGACCCCGGCTGCGCGGCCTGCGCGCGATAA
- the hslV gene encoding ATP-dependent protease subunit HslV: MQNSNSFPDWHGTTILAVAKDGKTVIAGDGQVSMGATVVKGSARKVRRLAGGKVIAGFAGATADAFTLLERLEAKLEQYPDQLARACVDLAKDWRTDRYLRRLEAMLIVADKSSIYTVTGVGDVLEPDQGVAAIGSGGSYALAAARALIDGDLDAETIARKAMGIAADICVYTNGSLTVETV; encoded by the coding sequence ATGCAAAACAGCAACAGCTTCCCCGACTGGCACGGCACCACCATCCTCGCGGTCGCCAAGGACGGCAAGACCGTCATCGCCGGCGATGGTCAGGTGTCGATGGGCGCCACCGTCGTCAAGGGTTCGGCCAGGAAGGTCCGGCGGCTGGCCGGCGGCAAGGTTATCGCCGGCTTTGCCGGGGCCACGGCCGACGCCTTCACCCTGCTGGAGCGGCTTGAGGCCAAGCTGGAGCAATACCCCGACCAGCTGGCCCGGGCCTGTGTCGACCTGGCCAAGGACTGGCGGACGGACCGCTACCTGCGCCGGCTGGAGGCCATGCTGATCGTCGCCGACAAGAGCAGCATCTACACCGTCACCGGCGTCGGCGATGTGCTGGAGCCCGACCAGGGCGTCGCCGCCATCGGCTCGGGCGGGTCATATGCCCTGGCCGCCGCCCGCGCCCTGATCGACGGCGACCTCGACGCCGAAACCATCGCCCGCAAGGCCATGGGCATCGCCGCCGACATCTGTGTCTACACCAACGGGTCGCTGACGGTGGAAACGGTCTGA
- a CDS encoding MFS transporter codes for MNTAEAVVVPAFKPPIHVKFAYGLGQAVQSGGFDVALPFTFFYYTQVLGLSGILTGIAVGLSLCADAIMDPLVGSISDNIKSKLGRRLPLMLLSIPLVALGFGLIFAPPKGLSEVMLFAWLLGASMLARGATSLFNVPLIALGAELSDGYLERSRIVVWRTVIGLLSAVVVIILAYSVYLTPPEGLFKVAAYPAFGWAVAGLLTVCMILCCAGIARYAIGLPQPETTSHSMLRRLPGEVMEIFSNRSFRILFFSCLLIMVAIGVNGTTGAHQNTYVWKIGTDEIQKLTFVLLIGTLIGVPSAPALARWFEKRSVVMIGVTMLNLVWLVAPLLWIAGLYRPSGQAAVAPLMVMMIVAGIGIGLVLVAFPAMMADAADEHELRFGRRREGLYFSGITFAAKAASGVGVLLAGIGLDIMGMPRKADPLLAVDPDALIRLVVVHGPLAAVISCVGVALLWPYGISRQVHDEISLKLRGR; via the coding sequence GTGAACACTGCGGAAGCCGTTGTCGTCCCGGCGTTCAAGCCGCCCATTCACGTCAAGTTTGCCTATGGCCTGGGTCAGGCGGTCCAGAGCGGCGGCTTCGATGTCGCCCTGCCGTTCACGTTTTTCTACTACACCCAGGTGCTTGGGCTGTCCGGCATCCTGACCGGCATCGCCGTCGGCCTGAGCCTCTGCGCCGACGCCATCATGGACCCGCTGGTCGGCTCGATTTCCGACAACATCAAGTCGAAGCTGGGCCGGCGGTTGCCGCTCATGCTGCTCAGCATTCCGCTGGTGGCGCTGGGCTTTGGACTGATCTTCGCCCCGCCCAAGGGTCTTTCGGAGGTCATGCTGTTCGCCTGGCTGCTGGGCGCCTCGATGCTTGCCCGCGGGGCCACCTCGCTGTTCAACGTCCCCCTCATCGCCCTGGGGGCCGAGCTGTCGGACGGCTACCTTGAGCGCTCGCGGATCGTGGTCTGGCGCACGGTGATCGGCCTGCTGTCGGCGGTGGTCGTCATCATCCTGGCCTACAGCGTCTACCTGACGCCGCCCGAAGGCCTGTTCAAGGTCGCCGCCTATCCGGCCTTCGGCTGGGCGGTGGCGGGCTTGCTGACCGTCTGCATGATCCTCTGCTGCGCCGGCATCGCCCGCTACGCCATCGGCCTGCCGCAGCCCGAAACGACCAGCCATTCCATGCTTCGCCGCCTGCCCGGCGAGGTGATGGAGATCTTCTCCAACCGCTCTTTCCGCATCCTGTTCTTCTCCTGCCTGCTGATCATGGTGGCCATCGGGGTCAACGGCACCACCGGGGCGCACCAGAACACCTATGTCTGGAAGATCGGCACCGACGAGATCCAGAAGCTGACCTTCGTGCTGCTGATCGGCACCCTGATCGGCGTGCCCTCGGCCCCGGCCCTGGCCCGCTGGTTCGAGAAGCGGTCAGTGGTGATGATCGGGGTGACCATGCTGAACCTGGTCTGGCTGGTCGCGCCGCTGCTGTGGATCGCCGGCCTCTACCGGCCGTCGGGCCAGGCGGCGGTCGCGCCCCTGATGGTGATGATGATCGTCGCCGGCATCGGCATCGGTCTGGTCCTCGTCGCCTTCCCGGCGATGATGGCCGACGCCGCCGACGAGCATGAGCTGCGCTTTGGCCGCCGGCGCGAGGGGCTGTATTTCTCGGGCATCACCTTCGCGGCCAAGGCGGCCAGCGGCGTCGGGGTGCTGCTGGCCGGCATCGGCCTGGACATCATGGGCATGCCGCGCAAGGCCGATCCGCTGCTGGCGGTCGATCCCGACGCCCTGATCCGGCTGGTTGTCGTCCACGGCCCGCTGGCCGCCGTGATCAGCTGCGTCGGCGTGGCCCTGCTCTGGCCCTACGGCATCAGCCGCCAGGTCCACGACGAGATTTCGCTGAAGCTGCGTGGGCGGTAG
- a CDS encoding DoxX family protein, protein MTARLVACWVLGPVYAAFGLFHLVAAPSFLPIMPPWIPEPALVIQLTGLAEIAGGLGLLIPRLRRWAGLGLALYAIGVFPANLHHAFGGVHVPGLPDSWWYHGPRLAMQPVLVALALWAGGWFAPRAG, encoded by the coding sequence ATGACCGCCCGCCTCGTCGCCTGCTGGGTCCTCGGCCCGGTCTACGCCGCCTTCGGCCTGTTCCACCTGGTGGCGGCGCCAAGCTTCCTGCCGATCATGCCGCCTTGGATCCCGGAGCCGGCCCTGGTCATCCAGCTGACCGGCCTGGCGGAGATCGCCGGCGGCCTCGGCCTGCTGATCCCGCGCCTGCGCCGCTGGGCGGGGCTCGGCCTGGCGCTCTACGCCATCGGCGTGTTTCCGGCCAACCTCCACCATGCCTTCGGCGGGGTGCATGTGCCGGGCCTGCCGGACAGCTGGTGGTACCACGGGCCCCGGCTGGCGATGCAGCCGGTGCTGGTGGCCCTGGCCCTGTGGGCCGGCGGCTGGTTCGCGCCTAGAGCGGGTTGA
- the thpR gene encoding RNA 2',3'-cyclic phosphodiesterase, whose translation MLRLFAAIAIPWDIAQGLAAHQTGFNGARWRTAEQLHITLRFVGDTPETRADDLDAELSAIAIEPFDLQLAGVGHFGEPQDIHAIWAGVAENAALTRLQKRCESAARRAGIAADTRLYRPHVTLAYLKRPDPGAVMDWEAANNLLRSPAFTVKRFGLYSTHQTRDGSAYRLEGDYPLR comes from the coding sequence ATGCTCAGACTCTTCGCCGCCATCGCCATTCCCTGGGACATCGCCCAGGGCCTGGCCGCGCATCAGACCGGCTTCAACGGCGCCCGCTGGCGCACGGCCGAGCAGCTGCACATCACCCTGCGCTTCGTCGGCGACACGCCGGAGACGCGGGCCGACGACCTCGACGCCGAACTGTCGGCCATCGCCATCGAGCCCTTCGACCTGCAGCTGGCCGGCGTCGGGCATTTCGGCGAGCCGCAGGACATCCACGCCATCTGGGCCGGCGTGGCGGAGAACGCCGCCCTGACCCGGCTGCAGAAACGCTGCGAGAGCGCGGCGCGGCGGGCCGGGATCGCGGCCGACACCCGGCTTTACCGGCCGCATGTGACCCTGGCCTACCTCAAACGCCCCGACCCCGGCGCGGTCATGGACTGGGAGGCGGCCAACAACCTGCTGCGCAGCCCGGCCTTCACCGTCAAGCGGTTCGGCCTCTATTCGACCCACCAGACCCGCGACGGCTCGGCCTATCGGCTGGAGGGGGACTATCCCCTGCGATGA
- a CDS encoding aldo/keto reductase has translation MQYSQLGRTGISVSRCCLGTMTWGSQNSEAEAHEQMDYALERGVTFWDTAEMYASPPTPETQGSTERHIGTWFARSGKRDKVVLASKVAGRSPMSWLRADGSPTRQTKAQIDEAVEASLKRLQTDYIDLYQLHWPDRAVRIFGGMTFQAYGPDHEGFEAILTALDAHVKAGRIRAIGVSNETPYGVMKFLEVSDRLGLPRVASIQNAYSLVNRVYEYGLAEIGVQEDVGLLPYSPLAQGALTGKYLDGALPAGARKTLYNRMQRYDGPGSQEAIRSYVDLAAQHGIDPATLALKFCDSRPFVTSTIIGATSMAQLTTDIDAFDYVWTPELEKAVDALHVERPNPCP, from the coding sequence ATGCAGTACTCACAACTCGGCCGCACGGGCATTTCGGTGTCGCGCTGCTGCCTGGGCACCATGACCTGGGGCTCGCAGAACAGCGAGGCCGAGGCCCACGAACAGATGGACTACGCCCTCGAGCGCGGGGTCACCTTCTGGGACACGGCCGAGATGTACGCCTCGCCGCCGACGCCGGAGACGCAAGGCTCGACCGAGCGCCATATCGGGACCTGGTTCGCCAGATCGGGCAAACGCGACAAGGTGGTTCTCGCCAGCAAGGTGGCCGGGCGCTCGCCGATGAGCTGGCTGCGGGCCGACGGCTCGCCGACGCGGCAGACGAAGGCGCAGATCGACGAGGCGGTCGAGGCCTCGCTGAAGCGGCTGCAGACCGACTACATCGACCTCTACCAGCTGCACTGGCCGGACCGGGCCGTGCGCATCTTCGGCGGCATGACCTTCCAGGCCTATGGCCCTGACCATGAAGGGTTCGAGGCCATCCTCACGGCGCTCGACGCCCATGTGAAGGCCGGGCGGATCCGCGCCATCGGGGTCAGCAACGAGACGCCCTACGGGGTGATGAAGTTCCTCGAGGTCTCCGACCGCCTCGGCCTGCCGCGCGTGGCCTCGATCCAGAACGCCTACAGCCTGGTCAACCGGGTCTATGAGTACGGCCTGGCCGAGATCGGCGTGCAGGAAGACGTCGGCCTGCTGCCCTATTCGCCCCTGGCCCAGGGGGCGCTGACCGGCAAGTACCTGGACGGCGCCCTGCCGGCCGGGGCCCGCAAGACCTTGTACAACCGCATGCAGCGCTATGACGGACCCGGCTCGCAGGAGGCCATTCGCAGCTATGTGGACCTGGCGGCGCAACACGGCATCGACCCGGCCACCCTGGCCCTGAAGTTCTGCGACAGCCGCCCCTTCGTGACCTCGACCATCATCGGCGCGACCTCGATGGCGCAGCTGACCACGGACATCGACGCGTTTGATTATGTGTGGACGCCGGAGCTCGAGAAGGCCGTCGACGCCCTGCACGTCGAGCGGCCCAATCCCTGTCCGTAA
- a CDS encoding arylesterase: MANTPERSFTRRAALAGLVLLPAAPALAQGKPRIVTVLGDSITAGLGLPRNLALPSVLEAELNRMGKGVRVRGAGVSGDTSAAGLARVDFSVQSDTNVCVVAFGGNDLLQGIDPKKTSANIDRIVGKLKARGIKVVLAGMAPPPALGRSYARDFAAIFPTLAKKHGAALYPNLLAGVGGIPRLNQRDGIHPTAEGVRIIVRGLAPVVARTLG, translated from the coding sequence ATGGCGAACACACCTGAACGATCTTTCACGCGTCGCGCGGCGCTGGCCGGCCTGGTCCTGCTGCCGGCCGCCCCGGCCCTGGCGCAGGGCAAACCCCGCATCGTTACCGTGCTGGGCGACAGCATCACGGCCGGCCTGGGCCTGCCGCGCAACCTCGCCCTGCCGTCGGTGCTGGAAGCCGAGCTCAACCGGATGGGCAAGGGCGTCAGGGTGCGCGGGGCCGGCGTCTCCGGCGACACCTCGGCGGCCGGTCTGGCGCGGGTCGATTTCAGCGTCCAGAGCGACACCAATGTCTGCGTGGTAGCCTTCGGCGGCAACGATCTTCTGCAGGGCATCGACCCGAAGAAGACCAGCGCCAACATCGACCGCATCGTCGGCAAGCTGAAGGCGCGCGGCATCAAGGTGGTGCTGGCCGGCATGGCCCCGCCGCCGGCGCTCGGCCGCAGCTATGCGCGGGACTTCGCGGCGATCTTTCCGACCCTGGCGAAGAAGCACGGCGCGGCGCTGTATCCCAACCTGCTGGCCGGGGTCGGCGGTATTCCGCGCCTCAACCAGCGGGACGGCATCCATCCGACCGCCGAGGGCGTGCGAATCATCGTCCGGGGCCTGGCGCCGGTGGTGGCGCGGACGCTGGGCTAG
- a CDS encoding ABC transporter ATP-binding protein, with amino-acid sequence MFDAQTTTSPLRLEAVTLTLPSAAGPVEILKGVDLEVAPGERVAVVGPSGSGKSSLIAVAAGLERPTSGSVALFGQDMGKLSEDGRAKLRRAQVSLVFQSFHLLPNMTALENVAAPLEIAGRKGADDTARAWLAKVGLGERLTHYPHQLSGGEQQRVALARALAVEPKLLFADEPTGNLDGVNAHTVADMMFDLVAQTGAALVLVTHDVELAARADRTVTMGDGRIVA; translated from the coding sequence ATGTTCGACGCCCAGACCACCACCTCGCCGCTTCGTCTTGAAGCGGTCACCCTGACCCTGCCCTCGGCGGCCGGGCCGGTGGAAATCCTCAAGGGCGTCGATCTCGAGGTGGCGCCCGGCGAACGGGTGGCCGTCGTCGGCCCCTCCGGCTCGGGCAAGTCGTCGCTGATCGCCGTGGCGGCGGGTCTGGAGCGGCCGACATCGGGGTCGGTGGCCTTGTTCGGACAGGACATGGGCAAACTTTCGGAGGACGGGCGGGCGAAACTGCGGCGGGCGCAAGTCAGCCTAGTGTTCCAGAGCTTCCACCTGCTGCCCAACATGACCGCACTCGAGAACGTCGCCGCCCCGCTGGAGATCGCCGGCCGCAAGGGGGCCGACGACACCGCCCGCGCCTGGCTGGCCAAGGTCGGCCTCGGCGAGCGACTGACCCACTATCCGCACCAGCTCAGCGGCGGCGAGCAACAGCGCGTCGCTCTGGCGCGAGCGCTGGCCGTCGAGCCCAAGCTGCTGTTCGCCGACGAGCCGACCGGCAACCTCGACGGGGTCAACGCCCACACCGTCGCCGACATGATGTTCGATCTGGTGGCCCAGACCGGGGCGGCCCTGGTGCTGGTCACCCACGATGTCGAGCTGGCCGCCCGGGCCGACCGCACCGTCACCATGGGCGATGGGCGGATCGTGGCATGA